AGAGGATGAAAACTCTGTGTGTGGCTTTCATTACATCCTCTTTATGGTAGAGCCTCTGAGCCTCTTTATTTAATCACGATGAAGCTTTCGCAGAGGGACTTATTATTCAACAGATGTTGCAACATTATCTAAAATAGCTTTGACACTTTTAAAATACTGATAGGCAACCTATAGTCAAAATCTTATAGAAAAGTTGTATCAACACGACATTTAAAAGATTCTATCCAAGGTCTTATCCCTCATTGGCATCCATCACCAAAATATCGCGTCATGATTGTGGCTTTCAATAGAGTTTTGTTGCTCCATTTTTCTTTCTATAATCTCTTTCTAGGAGTGATATTGAGCTAAGCTGCTTTAGATACTTCGCTTAGTAGTTACTCAAGCTTGACTGAAAGTTACTGAGTCTAATTATAACTCGCGCTGAATTCACTATGGTTACCACAAAGTGGATCACTAAATAATTGGATCATTGATTTCTAAAACATATTTTAGATTTCAATTATTCACTTCTAATAATCTCGACTCAATAAATTCATGTAATACTTTTCCATTCTGCATTTTTTTGCACAGTAATTTTCCTCTTTATTAAGTCTCATCACTCCTGGGTGGATCTGAAGTCAGTTGAGCAGTTAATAGAGTTGAAATAATCATGATGATGAAGCTCCAGCAAAGCCAAGTGTTGACTTGTGTCAATGACTTGACTCGATCGCACTTCTAGGCCATGCTGATCACAATTCAGCACTTGCTAAGCTCATAATTAAGCTGCGAGTCAGTGGAAGCAAACAATACGTCATGATTTACATCTGTAGCAAAATAAGGTACGTACAGCTGCAAAGATGCCGCAGAATGGAAGTATACAATAGTGTAAGGTTTCTTTATTACTGGCTCGAATTCCTGAAAAACCATGACCACGAAACTTGAGTTAGTTCCATATCCTGTAAGGTCTAATTCAAAGCTTGAATAAATTATTCATCCCCGACAACAGAAAGGTGACTAGCCTCGCATCAATCAGGGCAAAAGAAATGGTCAATGCACTCCACCAGTAAACAGACTGATAATTTAACATTAATCAGCATGTTGTATTATATAAACATGCCCCTTTACTTTGCATAATCTGGACACAAGTGCCAGAAATAGATGTACCCTGATAGGAATACTTTCAGTCAGCCCTAATAGACAGGTGGCGATCAAAACTCTTACTAGATATTACATGCTGAATACATAAATAATTAACTAATACAGAAACTGCTTTATGCAAGTTATACAGgtctattttgattttctttttccaatgaTCTAAGAGGCACATGAGCAACCGATTTTCCAAACAAGCAGATTGAACAGCTTATTCATAACAAAAATAAGTATGGGCACATCTAATTGCCAGGTGTCAGTCATGTCAAAAGAACAAGTAACAGTTGTGAAACTGTGGAAACTGGCGCCTGTTACCTTTACAACATAGAGGATAAATCTTTCTAGATCAAGACAGCGCAGCAGAAAATGTGCTCCCACAACTACCATTACAGGGCGACCCTCACTATCCACCCCCCCTCGGTAACTGCAAACAGAAAATCCAATATTTAATCACGAGAAATGTAgttcgggtggcatgtgcatgtGTGTGAATTATGGATAACCTTCAATCTCAACAAGGGAACTAcggagagaaaaacaaaaagaaaattgaagatGGCATAGCCACACCCTTAAGAAAAACTGCATAGCCAAGATGTTTAGGTACAACCCACCAACTAAACTAATCTATGCTTTCTTTCCACTAATAAAGGTAAACTATAAGCatagaaaaaaggaggaggatagATGCATACACAATCTTCATCTCCGCGATTTCAGATAGATTAATAGAAGTGGCTTTAGAGAGGTATCTAGAATGAAGCGAGTATTCTTCAGCAACAGATAAAGGAGGTCCTCCGAGATCACCAAATCCTAGCAATCTAGCACAATTCCAGCTACTCTGTGCTTGGGCAGTTTTTTCCCATTGCTCCTTTCGCCGCTGATCTGGATCTTTAATTAATGACATGAAAGCAGGATCCAAGTATGAGTCCAAGTATGAAGAATTCCTGCAAGTCATAAGCAATTTAATAAATTCAGTTGATACAAACAAATGAAGCACaaagtcaaaagggaaaaaagagcaaACTTTACAATCAAAAGTACTTTATTCATAAGCAAGAACACCAAGTAAAGTGCCTTATACATGAAAGAGTAAGAAAGCATTAGAGGAATGCTTTTCAACTTAATTTGCTGTGAATTAAAATCATAGAGAATCCTCATTAAGAGCAGAAACATATATGCAAAAGCTCCTGTGAGAGAGAATCACAGGGaagcaaattaaaaagttcgGCCTTCTTTAGACAATAGATGGTCTTGACTCTCAAAGCTACTTTTTATTCAGGATCATAAATAGAATTGCCTCTTCAGATGGCATAACATGAAAACAAAGTCATACCGTATAATATGGATTCCAAGAAAGCTGTATGTAGACAAGTCATAACCGACTAAAAACAACGTTGCCATCATATATCAGGTAAACCAACCTTCTAACCAAGCCAACATCACTGACAGGAGGATCCTCAGGGGCTTGTGGAGGTCTGGGTATAGCCTTCTTTGGCAAAGGTTTGATTCGGATTTTACGTTCATCAATAATTGTCTCACCATTTTCATCCCCAACATCTGCAGGAAGCTTGGAAATGGCTACCTCCTCCTCGTGTTTATCTCGGGGAAAGTAAAGTGGAAGCAGTCTGCATTAGTAGTAGATATGAGAACTACACAAGAAACAGAAGCACAGGACTAAACGAATAACAAAGATAGGACAGGAAACCGAAAATTCATGCAAAGGCCTCATAAGCTACTACTCAACTAAATTACAACAATCTACACACCTTTTATAGATCTCTGTGTCAACTGCAGTCGTGGTGCAAAAAACAACAGCTTTAATTTTGTCCTTTTGCTtctcaagaaaacgacgaacAGTCCCTACAGGAATAAACAGAAAGCAGAACCACGAatttaagaggaaaaaataaccCTAATACAGAATGCGCACCAACATAAGGCTAAATAAGTGTTGGCTTGATCTAGTGCAAAAGCTAAATCAACAACCTACGGAAGCTAATAGGCATGTCAAGGAATATGTTATGATAGCCTTGTTTATGGTGGAAGCCGGATCAGATTTGCGGATCCCAGAGCCACCAGGGACACTAGCACACAAAATTAGCTCAAGAAAAGCTTTCTTCCCTAATATAGAACTTCTGTGTGTTTGCGTTTAGTTGGCATGTTACTTCAGCTTTATGCATATGAAGTGAAATCAGCAAAGATAGAATTGCAGGATTAGCTTTCAGACTTCTAGCGGGGAACATAATCCACTAACTTTTACTGCCAGACAGAGAAAATTATGCAGAGGGCATggatagaagaagaagagaaaaccgACAAGCAGGGAAGATGAAGAGCCAGCATCAGCAAATACGATGGCCATGGAGGAAacgaaagacaaaaagaaataaggaaCTAGAAAGTAATACAACTTCTGTTCAATTCTCAATAGcattctttttgccttttgttcTCTTTGCTAATAAAATGGTATTCTTTTCTGTTTACATATATGTAAGTCTTCAATGTCCTATCACTACCTTTACATTTAGCAAAGCCTACAAACAACTCTTTTGGAATGAGTTCCAGCTATTGCCAGATTTAgattagcaaattaaacaaGGAGATCCTTCAACTACAAAGAATCTCTTTTTGATATAGTAGTTACTCTTTATCTTATCTGAAGTAGATATCAATCTACtgaaaaaatgtattttaataACTGATCATGCTAAATCACATTTAGAACATTAAATGAAACAATTCCAACAGAAACTATGGAGAAAGAAATTCTTTGCAATTGAAAAGAAATTTATACAAGAACAGGATataaaattgtaaaatactGTAGAGATTCTCACTTATAGCCACATGTGCTGCTGGCTCACGTGGATAATTCTTTGAGTCTGTGTATATGCAACCCATGGCAATGCTGTACATTATATGAGTAGAAACGTGAGGCTAACACTTCAAGTTTTCAAGTAAAAACAGAACTACGGTCGAGGAAATAATACAGCTTCTAATGTGGCACAACCTTTGAAGCCCATTATCAATAAGAAGTTCAAGGCAAGAGCGGTAACAATGACTTAATGCATTCTCAGCAGCAGTATGATATTTCACAGCATATTTGGGACCAACAGTATGAATCACTCTCCTACAATTGACAATTACATTAGTTAGCCACTCAAATCATAGCACACTGCTGAAGTGTGAGGAATTTCACAAATATCTGTGAATGGCCGTGGCTAGCCTAATACAGAAGAATATACCAACCTTGCAGGAAGATCGTATGCATTTGTAACTTTTGCCATTCCAGTCCGACATCCCCCCTGTGCCCAAGGATGCAAATAAAAAGTCAAATCCACCATGCAATTTCAGACTTCTAGGGAAACCTTCATTCCATGAAAAGAATGGCAAAGTTCTCGCTTTGCAAGTAATCAGCCTAATCAAGATGAAAGGTGATCTTGATGCCCACAACTCTCATGTTTCCCTAAGTTCTGTCCATATCAACTCAGCTTGACAACCAAATATAGTTGGCAATGCCTGTAAGATCACAGATTCCATTCAACAGCAGCCCTACAGAACCGAAAAAATTTCACTCACCAGTGTTGCACATTCTTCAGCGAGACCAGGCCCAGCAGCAGCATGTAAACCAAGACTACTGTGTGCTTCATCCATACTCTAACAATCATGAGAAAAACATGTCACTCCTTTTTCCCAGAGAAAAGAGCAACAGTCTTTGTCACTTGTTCAAATGAATACAAGGTCCAGCCACTGAACTCAGTTTGTTCCAGAAAATGCAATATTTCGCTAAAATGCATGTTTAAATATGACGCCAACTTGCCCTGCATGTACATCCAATAGTAGGCATATAGTGactgaaaggaaaacaaatatgACAAAGGGATGAACGAACTATTACTCCGAGAAGCTTTCACATGAAGCTCAAACATGTCTATCAATAAAGATCTTGCATCAAAGGGTACAAATGTTGGGAGTAATAAtccacaaaacaaaagaaca
The genomic region above belongs to Rhodamnia argentea isolate NSW1041297 chromosome 6, ASM2092103v1, whole genome shotgun sequence and contains:
- the LOC115756809 gene encoding protein GDAP2 homolog isoform X4 — its product is MYRTVATATTVGGLPTDSGEYVVSLDQVPRWSDTEYRSSLDYENEDPSFSNSYFADPLTSYSEITGNGMISRFPVEHEINSKIYLWRGNPWNLEVDAVVNATNESMDEAHSSLGLHAAAGPGLAEECATLGGCRTGMAKVTNAYDLPARRVIHTVGPKYAVKYHTAAENALSHCYRSCLELLIDNGLQSIAMGCIYTDSKNYPREPAAHVAIRTVRRFLEKQKDKIKAVVFCTTTAVDTEIYKRLLPLYFPRDKHEEEVAISKLPADVGDENGETIIDERKIRIKPLPKKAIPRPPQAPEDPPVSDVGLVRRNSSYLDSYLDPAFMSLIKDPDQRRKEQWEKTAQAQSSWNCARLLGFGDLGGPPLSVAEEYSLHSRYLSKATSINLSEIAEMKIVYRGGVDSEGRPVMVVVGAHFLLRCLDLERFILYVVKEFEPVIKKPYTIVYFHSAASLQLYVPYFATDVNHDVLFASTDSQLMA
- the LOC115756809 gene encoding protein GDAP2 homolog isoform X3, which translates into the protein MISRFPVEHEINSKIYLWRGNPWNLEVDAVVNATNESMDEAHSSLGLHAAAGPGLAEECATLGGCRTGMAKVTNAYDLPARRVIHTVGPKYAVKYHTAAENALSHCYRSCLELLIDNGLQSIAMGCIYTDSKNYPREPAAHVAIRTVRRFLEKQKDKIKAVVFCTTTAVDTEIYKRLLPLYFPRDKHEEEVAISKLPADVGDENGETIIDERKIRIKPLPKKAIPRPPQAPEDPPVSDVGLVRRNSSYLDSYLDPAFMSLIKDPDQRRKEQWEKTAQAQSSWNCARLLGFGDLGGPPLSVAEEYSLHSRYLSKATSINLSEIAEMKIVYRGGVDSEGRPVMVVVGAHFLLRCLDLERFILYVVKEFEPVIKKPYTIVYFHSAASLQLQPELGWMRRLQQILGRKHQRNLHAIYVLHPTFHLKATIFALQLFVDNVVWKKVVYVDRLLQLFRYVPREQLTIPDFVFQHDLEVNGGKGLIVDPRTKYVYQRP
- the LOC115756809 gene encoding protein GDAP2 homolog isoform X5; this encodes MYRTVATATTVGGLPTDSGEYVVSLDQVPRWSDTEYRSSLDYENEDPSFSNSYFADPLTSYSEITGNGMISRFPVEHEINSKIYLWRGNPWNLEVDAVVNATNESMDEAHSSLGLHAAAGPGLAEECATLGGCRTGMAKVTNAYDLPARRVIHTVGPKYAVKYHTAAENALSHCYRSCLELLIDNGLQSIAMGCIYTDSKNYPREPAAHVAIRTVRRFLEKQKDKIKAVVFCTTTAVDTEIYKRLLPLYFPRDKHEEEVAISKLPADVGDENGETIIDERKIRIKPLPKKAIPRPPQAPEDPPVSDVGLVRRNSSYLDSYLDPAFMSLIKDPDQRRKEQWEKTAQAQSSWNCARLLGFGDLGGPPLSVAEEYSLHSRYLSKATSINLSEIAEMKIVYRGGVDSEGRPVMVVVGAHFLLRCLDLERFILYVVKEFEPVIKKPYTIVYFHSAASLQLQSMFFTQLFT
- the LOC115756809 gene encoding protein GDAP2 homolog isoform X2 — its product is MYRTVATATTVGGLPTDSGEYVVSLDQVPRWSDTEYRSSLDYENEDPSFSNSYFADPLTSYSEITGNGMISRFPVEHEINSKIYLWRGNPWNLEVDAVVNATNESMDEAHSSLGLHAAAGPGLAEECATLGGCRTGMAKVTNAYDLPARRVIHTVGPKYAVKYHTAAENALSHCYRSCLELLIDNGLQSIAMGCIYTDSKNYPREPAAHVAIRTVRRFLEKQKDKIKAVVFCTTTAVDTEIYKRLLPLYFPRDKHEEEVAISKLPADVGDENGETIIDERKIRIKPLPKKAIPRPPQAPEDPPVSDVGLVRRNSSYLDSYLDPAFMSLIKDPDQRRKEQWEKTAQAQSSWNCARLLGFGDLGGPPLSVAEEYSLHSRYLSKATSINLSEIAEMKIVYRGGVDSEGRPVMVVVGAHFLLRCLDLERFILYVVKEFEPVIKKPYTIVYFHSAASLQLQPELGWMRRLQQILGRKHQRNLHAIYVLHPTFHLKATIFALQLFVDNVKVVYVDRLLQLFRYVPREQLTIPDFVFQHDLEVNGGKGLIVDPRTKYVYQRP
- the LOC115756809 gene encoding protein GDAP2 homolog isoform X1, which translates into the protein MYRTVATATTVGGLPTDSGEYVVSLDQVPRWSDTEYRSSLDYENEDPSFSNSYFADPLTSYSEITGNGMISRFPVEHEINSKIYLWRGNPWNLEVDAVVNATNESMDEAHSSLGLHAAAGPGLAEECATLGGCRTGMAKVTNAYDLPARRVIHTVGPKYAVKYHTAAENALSHCYRSCLELLIDNGLQSIAMGCIYTDSKNYPREPAAHVAIRTVRRFLEKQKDKIKAVVFCTTTAVDTEIYKRLLPLYFPRDKHEEEVAISKLPADVGDENGETIIDERKIRIKPLPKKAIPRPPQAPEDPPVSDVGLVRRNSSYLDSYLDPAFMSLIKDPDQRRKEQWEKTAQAQSSWNCARLLGFGDLGGPPLSVAEEYSLHSRYLSKATSINLSEIAEMKIVYRGGVDSEGRPVMVVVGAHFLLRCLDLERFILYVVKEFEPVIKKPYTIVYFHSAASLQLQPELGWMRRLQQILGRKHQRNLHAIYVLHPTFHLKATIFALQLFVDNVVWKKVVYVDRLLQLFRYVPREQLTIPDFVFQHDLEVNGGKGLIVDPRTKYVYQRP